The following coding sequences are from one Portunus trituberculatus isolate SZX2019 chromosome 32, ASM1759143v1, whole genome shotgun sequence window:
- the LOC123511830 gene encoding piggyBac transposable element-derived protein 3-like: MKHVHAADNTDLDKEDKFAKVCPILDILNERFLKYGEVFGPTSISINESMVSYYGGHPTKQFIRGKPIRWGYKAWIAASLLGYSYFIDLYQGKHRAKSDSCYKDTYGLGGEVVLKMLDRLESQYPGRKFSLFFDNFFTSIRLLETIKERGHSATGTVRSNRTEKCPLSNAKQFEKRSR, from the coding sequence ATAAAGAGGACAAGTTTGCCAAAGTGTGTCCTATTCTGGACATTCTAAATGAACGTTTTCTGAAGTATGGCGAAGTCTTTGGTCCAACTTCAATATCTATCAATGAATCGATGGTCTCGTACTATGGAGGACATCCAACTAAACAATTCATCCGTGGTAAACCTATTCGCTGGGGTTATAAAGCATGGATAGCAGCTTCTCTATTAGGATATTCTTATTTCATTGATTTGTATCAAGGAAAACATCGAGCAAAGAGTGACAGCTGCTACAAAGATACTTATGGCCTAGGTGGAGAAGTAGTTCTAAAAATGCTCGATAGACTTGAGTCTCAGTACCCTGGAAGaaaattttctctattctttgaTAACTTCTTCACGTCAATCAGACTCTTGGAGACAATCAAAGAAAGAGGACACTCTGCGACTGGAACAGTTCGTAGCAACAGAACAGAAAAGTGTCCCCTGAGCAATGCCAAACAGTTTGAGAAACGTTCACGATGA